ACGGACACCTCGTGCGAGTCGGCGATCAGTTCGCGCAGATCCTGGCAGTCCCGGTCGATGCCTTCCACGGCGGTGGCGATCTGGGCCAGTGCCGGCTTCTCGGCGGCCTCGGCGAGCCGCCGGTGCCGCGGCCACAGCCGGTCGATCGCGGTGGCGAGCACGGTCGGCGACCGCAACACGGCGAACGGATCCCCCGCCCCGGACAGGTCGACCACGACTCGCTGCCAGCGGCCGGAGGTGGCGGCGTCGCGGATCGCGCGCAACAGCAGGAACTCCGAGATCCCCGGCAATCCGGTGAGTTCCCCGGCGTCGACGCCGGTGAGGGTTCCCACCAGCGGCAGGCTCCGGGCCGCGCCCACCCCGGCCAGGGCCCCGGTGAACCCCGACCAGGCCGTCTCGGTGACGGCGAGCGGATCCAGATGGAGCAGATCGAGTTCCCCGGTCACCGGCACCGGCTGCCCCGGCACCCGGAAGACGCCGAGGCGGCGCGGCAGGTCCGAGCGCGGATCGACGGACACCAGCAGCACCCCGCCGGTGTCGGCGCGCGCGAGAGGTCCGCTGCCGCGGGCCGGCGCGGCCGCGCGCGCCAGCTCGAGGGCTCCGGCGGCGGCCAGCGTCGAGACGCCGGAGCCGCCGGGCCCCAGCACCAGGTGGAGAGGCGCCAGATCGATCAGCCTTCGACCCTCTTCTTGAGGTCGTTCAGCGCGGCGTCGGTGATGGCCTTCTCGGCGCGACGCTTCAGCTGGCTGATCATCGGGATCTTCAGGTCGACGGTGAGCGAGTAGGTCACCTTGGTCGAGCCGGGGACCTGCTGGGTCAGCCGGTAGCTGCCGAGCTGATCGCGCTGCAGGTCACTGGATTCCAGCCGCCACGACACCTCGGTGCCGTCGGCCGCCCACGCGTAGTCGAGCACGTAGGTGTCGGTGAGCACCCCGGCGTCGAGCACGAAGCGCACCCGCCGGGCGCGCCCGGCGTCGTCACTGTCGAGCACGGTCACCTCCCGCGCGGCGGTGACCCACTCGGGGTACGCGGCGAAGTCGGCGATCACGCCCATGACGGCGTCGACGTCGGCGCCGATGACGATGGACTGCTCGGTGTGGTCAGCCACGACGCACCGCGCGGTCCGGGGCGGCGGGGCCGCCGATCTCGCGGTCGCCCTCCAAGAGCGCCTTCACCTGGAACGACATCTCCTTGCCCGCCACTCGCCGCTGCTTGTTGGCCTCGGCGATCGCGGCCATCGCGGCGGCCGGATCGGCGGGCAACGGGGTCGTCGGCTCGCCGTGCAGGTAGTAGTGCAGGACGAAGCCGTCGAGCACTTCCTCGCACCAGATCTCCATGGTGCCCTCGACGGGACCGGCGACCCGCCAGCGCACACCGGCGTCGCCACGGTCCTCGACCACCTCGAGCCGCAGGTCGCCGAACCACTGCCGCCACCGCGCGCGATCGGTCACCACGGCGCCGGCACTGCTCGGGGCCGCGGCGACGAAGGTCTCGTCGGCTACCTGGATGGTTGTCACCGTCCTAGCTTCACATACCGGTATTCGGCGGGGAAAGCCGACCACGCACAAACGCCGAACACGGGGCGATAGACTCTTCTTTCGTTCAGCGCAGAGCGATAGCGATCCTCCCGCGCCGCCTCCCGACGCACGGACCGCAGCAGAATGAGAGAGGTATCCACCCATGGCCGAATGCCGCGTTCCTGCCCAGTACACGATCCCGCCGGAACGGAACGCGACCGATGTCCTGTTCGACGCCGCCGCGGCCGAACCCGGCCGGACCGTCTTCCTCGACGAGGCCGGCGGACAGTGGCTCCCGGTCAGCGCGCAGGAGGCGGCCGACAAGGTCCGGGCACTGGCCAAGGGCCTGATCGCGTCGGGCGTCAACGCCGGTGACCGGGTCGCCCTGCTGTCGGCGACCCGCCTGGAATGGACGCTGATCGACTTCGCCATCTGGTCCGCCGGCGCCACACCGGTGCCGATCTACGACTCGTCGTCGGCCCCGCAGATCGACTGGATCATGGAGGACTCGGGGGCCGTCGCGATCGTCGTCGAGAACGACAAGAAGCGCGCCCTCCTCGACGACGTCTCGCACGTCACCGCGGCCACCGGCGTCTTCGTCATCGCGCCGGACGACGGCCCCGGCATCCTCGAATCCCTCACCGCGGCCGGCGCCGACGTCACCGACACCGAACTGGAGGCCCGCCGGACGTCGCTGCACGCCGACTCGCCGGCGACCCTGATCTACACCTCCGGCACCACCGGCCGCCCCAAGGGCGTCATGCTCTACCACTCGAACCTGCTCGGCGAGATCGGCGGCGTTCTGGACACCTCGCTCAGCGATCTCCTCGGCGAGGGCAAGCGGCTGCTGCTCTTCCTCCCGATGGCGCATGTGCTGGCCCGCGCCATCAACCTGGTGGCCATCGAGGCCCGCGTCGAGGTCGGGTTCACCTCCGACGTGAAGAATCTGCTGCCGACGTTCGAGGTCTTCCACCCGTCGCTGATCCTGTCGGTGCCGCGCGTCTTCGAGAAGGTCTACAACACGGCCCGGCAGAAGGCGTACGACGAGTCCAAGGTCAAGGGCGTGATCTTCGACCGCGCCGCGTCGACCGCCATCTCCTACTCGAAGGCCGGCGAGAGCGGCTCGATCGGCAAGGTCCTGGACCTGCGTCACCAGCTGTACGACCGGCTCGTCTACTCCAAGCTGCGCGCCGCGCTGGGCGGTCAGTGCGAGCTCGCCATCTCCGGCGGCGCGCCGCTCGGCGCTCGTCTCGGCCACTTCTTCCGCGGCGTCGGCATCCCGGTGTACGAGGGCTACGGCCTCACCGAGACCACCGCGGCCGTCACCGTCAACACCCCGAGCCACGCGCGGATGGGCACCGTCGGGCGGCCCATCCCCGGCAACGCCGTGCGCATCGCCGAGGACGGCGAGGTGCTGCTCAACGGCGCCGTCGTCTTCGGCGGCTACTGGGACAACCCCGATGCCACCGCCGAGGCCATCACCGACGGCTGGTTCCACACCGGTGACCTCGGGTCGCTCGACGAGGACGGCTACCTGAAGATCACCGGCCGCAAGAAGGAGATCATCGTCACCGCCGGCGGCAAGAACGTCTCCCCGGCGCCGATGGAGGACATCATGCGGGCGCACCCGATGATCTCCCAGGCGATGGTCGTGGGCGACCAGAAGCCGTTCATCGGCACCCTGCTCACGCTCGACGCCGACGAGATCCCCGGCTGGCTGTCGCGTAACGGCAAGGACCCGAACACGCCGGTCCGGCTGCTGGTCAAGGACCCCGAGCTGCACGCCGACCTGCAGACCGCGATCGACGAGGCCAACGCCACCGTCTCGCACGCCGAGGCGATCAAGAAGTTCCGGATCCTGCACGACGACTTCACCGAGGACAACGGCATGCTGACGCCGACCATGAAGGTGAAGCGCAAGGTGGTGGCCGATCACTACGACCACCAGATCGACAAGATCTACCGCAAGTGACTCTCCCCGCCCGTCCTCTTCGATTGAGGGCGGGCGGGTGCGTCTGCGATCGTCTGGCAAAGTCCTCGCGCCACCCGCCGGCTGAGCCGTCCGAGGCGATAGCCGAGGACGAGTCGAAGCCACGCCCGCGGCCGGTGAGCTGATCTCGACTCCGCTCGATCGACATGAAC
The nucleotide sequence above comes from Gordonia sp. PP30. Encoded proteins:
- a CDS encoding ArsA-related P-loop ATPase; the protein is MVLGPGGSGVSTLAAAGALELARAAAPARGSGPLARADTGGVLLVSVDPRSDLPRRLGVFRVPGQPVPVTGELDLLHLDPLAVTETAWSGFTGALAGVGAARSLPLVGTLTGVDAGELTGLPGISEFLLLRAIRDAATSGRWQRVVVDLSGAGDPFAVLRSPTVLATAIDRLWPRHRRLAEAAEKPALAQIATAVEGIDRDCQDLRELIADSHEVSVHLVGTGGQRGLARIGDDVAAADVMGLPLRSVLVNAGSGGLPTEAVLDRARGLLGPDAGSAVSMVTIGRRDEEPVRLSRLRKLRVALPAPNGRPRAAAAPVVEHVGGEGLDAEYRLSWRQALPDPEQLALGRSGDDLLVTIAGFRQPVRLPSVLRRCQVTAADWDGARLSVGFRPDPAVWPQR
- a CDS encoding SRPBCC family protein, coding for MADHTEQSIVIGADVDAVMGVIADFAAYPEWVTAAREVTVLDSDDAGRARRVRFVLDAGVLTDTYVLDYAWAADGTEVSWRLESSDLQRDQLGSYRLTQQVPGSTKVTYSLTVDLKIPMISQLKRRAEKAITDAALNDLKKRVEG
- a CDS encoding long-chain fatty acid--CoA ligase yields the protein MAECRVPAQYTIPPERNATDVLFDAAAAEPGRTVFLDEAGGQWLPVSAQEAADKVRALAKGLIASGVNAGDRVALLSATRLEWTLIDFAIWSAGATPVPIYDSSSAPQIDWIMEDSGAVAIVVENDKKRALLDDVSHVTAATGVFVIAPDDGPGILESLTAAGADVTDTELEARRTSLHADSPATLIYTSGTTGRPKGVMLYHSNLLGEIGGVLDTSLSDLLGEGKRLLLFLPMAHVLARAINLVAIEARVEVGFTSDVKNLLPTFEVFHPSLILSVPRVFEKVYNTARQKAYDESKVKGVIFDRAASTAISYSKAGESGSIGKVLDLRHQLYDRLVYSKLRAALGGQCELAISGGAPLGARLGHFFRGVGIPVYEGYGLTETTAAVTVNTPSHARMGTVGRPIPGNAVRIAEDGEVLLNGAVVFGGYWDNPDATAEAITDGWFHTGDLGSLDEDGYLKITGRKKEIIVTAGGKNVSPAPMEDIMRAHPMISQAMVVGDQKPFIGTLLTLDADEIPGWLSRNGKDPNTPVRLLVKDPELHADLQTAIDEANATVSHAEAIKKFRILHDDFTEDNGMLTPTMKVKRKVVADHYDHQIDKIYRK